The DNA window ACCTCTTCCAGCGCCTCCCCGCCCAGCGAGTGGGCCACCAGCAGGTTGCGCAGGTGCTCGGCCAGTCCCACCAGCATCTCCTGCAGGTCGTACCCGCTGCGCACCACGTGGCGCACGAGCTCAATCATCCCCGCCGTGTCCTGCGCGGCGACGTGGTCGGTAAGGCGAAAGTACAGGTCCTGGTCCACCACGCCCAGGGCCTGGGTCAGCTCCCCGTACTCCAGCGTGGCCCCGCAGAGCGAGAGGGCCTGGTCGAACGCCGAGAGGGCATCGCGGAGCGCCCCGTTGCCCTTGCGTGCCAGCAGCATGAGGCTCTCCTCGTCGGCCTCCACGCCCTCCGTCTCACAAATCTCGCGCAGGCGCTGGACGATCTCCGGCACCGGAATGCGGCGGAAGTCGAACCGCTGGCACCGCGACAGGATGGTGGGCAGCACCTTGTGCGGCTCGGTGGTGGCGAAGATGAAGAGGGCGTGGGCGGGCGGCTCCTCCAGCGTCTTCAGCAGGGCGTTGAACGCCTGCTTCGACAGCATGTGCACCTCGTCGAGGATGTAGACCTTCTTCTGGTCGCCCTGTGGCGGGATCCGGACCTTCTCGCGCAGCTCGCGGATGTCGTCGACCTTGTTGTTGGAGGCCGCGTCCATCTCGAAGACGTTGAGGCTGCGCCCCGCCTCGAACGACTCGCACGAGTCGCACTCGCAGCACGGCTCGGCACCGTCCTCGCGCTCCTCCCGCGGGGTCTCGCAGTTGATGGCCTTCGCCAGGATGCGGGCGGCCGTGGTCTTCCCCACCCCCCGCGGGCCGCTGAACAGGTAGGCGTGTGCGAGCCGCTCCATCCGGATCGCGTTCTTGAGCGTCTCGGTGACGTGCTCCTGCGCAACGACCTCCGTGAAAAGCGAGGGCCGATACTTGCGCGCCGTAACCAGGTATCGCTGTTCGTCCATGTGAGCGCGGGGACGGATGAGAGAAGGGTGGAGGGAGAACTGGTACCGGTCGTCGGCCAGGGGACGACGAGAGCGCGGGGGCGTCCCGCTCAATATACCGGCACCGCCTCGGGGAAGTCAATGGTGCCTCAACGCGCACTCAGCCCACTCGCCCGCCGCGCGGCCCCTCTTACACCAGCCCGTCGCCGGCGGCCACGACCTTGGTGTTGCCCAGCCGGTCGCCCCAGCGTCGGCCGACGGGGTCGGCGAAGACGTTGTAGATCTCAAACAGGATGAGCCCGAGCCCCGCAAGCGAGAGGAACGACGCCAGGGCCCCGCCGACGATGGGGACGACGATGAACGCCCCCGCGACGGAGCTGAGCCCCAGCATCCAGTTGCGCTGGACCGACGTTTCGAGGGAGACCGGGCCCCCGTCGAGGCGCACGAGGTCGAGCCCCATCACGTACTTTCCCGGCGACCGGAAGCGCAGCGGCCCGACCTCGAATCC is part of the Salinibacter ruber DSM 13855 genome and encodes:
- a CDS encoding RDD family protein, which encodes MNGSSADASSPSQHERFVAALLDGIIATGLTALFGGAPLLGGLVGGLYLVARDGFEVGPLRFRSPGKYVMGLDLVRLDGGPVSLETSVQRNWMLGLSSVAGAFIVVPIVGGALASFLSLAGLGLILFEIYNVFADPVGRRWGDRLGNTKVVAAGDGLV